The Plasmodium cynomolgi strain B DNA, scaffold: 1160, whole genome shotgun sequence DNA segment GTAGATAAAGGtggaaattcattttttatcttttggCTGGAACGTAATtcctcatatttttctttaaacgATTTTACCGCAAGACAGGTTTTATCTATAATGGAATTGGGATTATTACAAGTTTGAGAGTAATACGGCTGCATACTATATAAATCTACACATtctttgataaattttttacaagagGTTCTATTAGAATCACATTTAttgtttaatatttcttgAATAACAACAATATTacgaataaatatttgtaacattactaatttttctgtttcatcAAAGTTCTCATACAGATACGAATTATAACAGCCATCTTTTTCTATTGGTTTCTGTATTAGCTCATTTGATGCatcaataatatttttaatagatcCTTTATAATCTTTTCGTTCCTTcatttcataatataaccaatagtaTATGTTGTTACAACGCTTTTCAAAATTGCCAGAATCATATGCATCTGTATATAATGActtcaaatttcttaaaaattttgtgcatatatctATTTGTTCGGTTACAGACGTAAGGTCCCTATGACTAACATTACTAACGCATGATAGAGAAAATTTAAGATGATCACC contains these protein-coding regions:
- a CDS encoding hypothetical protein (putative), with the protein product MVDSNWKEKYPFLEEIWKKYINDEFVNDGGDHLKFSLSCVSNVSHRDLTSVTEQIDICTKFLRNLKSLYTDAYDSGNFEKRCNNIYYWLYYEMKERKDYKGSIKNIIDASNELIQKPIEKDGCYNSYLYENFDETEKLVMLQIFIRNIVVIQEILNNKCDSNRTSCKKFIKECVDLYSMQPYYSQTCNNPNSIIDKTCLAVKSFKEKYEELRSSQKIKNEFPPLSTVTPEINIDLCLLEERKTDQAFPLPSNQSEPSIIQR